One Paraglaciecola mesophila genomic region harbors:
- the slmA gene encoding nucleoid occlusion factor SlmA, whose protein sequence is MAIAKKINRRAQILQALASMLQTNPGQRITTAKLAAHVGVSEAALYRHFPSKARMFEGLIEFIEETLFSRINKIINEEKDSTTRCQLILRLILGFAEKNPGITRILNGDALMGEQDRLRDRISQLFERLETQLKQVLRERKLREGKSLPAEEAVIANFLICYVDGRINQFIRSKFTRRPTEGFNDQWQLISAQFFLN, encoded by the coding sequence ATGGCTATAGCAAAAAAGATAAATCGCCGTGCACAAATATTACAAGCACTTGCCAGCATGCTGCAAACCAACCCAGGGCAACGCATTACAACCGCGAAATTAGCAGCTCATGTAGGCGTGTCAGAAGCAGCACTGTACCGCCACTTTCCCAGTAAAGCGCGTATGTTTGAAGGCTTAATCGAGTTCATTGAAGAAACGCTTTTTTCACGAATAAATAAAATTATCAACGAAGAGAAAGATTCTACAACTCGGTGTCAGCTTATTCTTCGCTTGATTTTAGGTTTTGCCGAGAAAAACCCAGGGATCACTCGTATTTTAAACGGTGATGCCTTAATGGGTGAACAAGACAGATTAAGAGACCGTATTTCGCAATTATTTGAACGGTTAGAAACACAATTAAAACAAGTACTTAGAGAAAGAAAGTTACGTGAAGGAAAATCTCTACCCGCAGAAGAAGCAGTCATTGCGAATTTCTTAATTTGCTACGTAGACGGGCGAATTAATCAGTTTATTCGCAGCAAGTTTACCCGTCGCCCTACTGAGGGCTTCAACGATCAATGGCAATTAATCAGCGCTCAGTTCTTTTTGAACTAA